The following are encoded in a window of Acidobacteriota bacterium genomic DNA:
- a CDS encoding sigma-54-dependent Fis family transcriptional regulator, with the protein LRRTDGNQTLAAQRLNLSKGSLRHRMLTLNIKL; encoded by the coding sequence CCCTCCGCCGCACTGACGGCAACCAGACGCTGGCCGCCCAGCGCCTCAACCTCAGCAAGGGCTCTCTCCGCCACCGGATGCTGACGCTCAACATCAAATTGTAA
- a CDS encoding prepilin-type N-terminal cleavage/methylation domain-containing protein, whose amino-acid sequence MKKEQGFSLIELLIVVAIIAIIAAIAVPSMLTARMAANEAGAIQGCRTLGSAEMASAAVNNQQFTDLAGLVAGNFVDSRFSGAGFNGYEYADELGTDNMTFRFDSTPVSSGSTGRYEYFVDESMVVRYGDSAPTGLASGEAIGQIK is encoded by the coding sequence ATGAAAAAAGAACAGGGCTTTTCGTTGATCGAGCTTCTGATCGTCGTGGCGATCATCGCCATCATCGCCGCCATCGCCGTCCCCAGCATGCTGACCGCCCGCATGGCCGCCAACGAAGCCGGCGCCATCCAGGGCTGCCGCACCCTCGGTTCCGCAGAAATGGCTTCTGCGGCAGTGAACAATCAGCAGTTTACCGACCTTGCCGGTCTGGTAGCTGGAAACTTCGTTGATTCCAGGTTCTCGGGCGCAGGATTTAATGGGTACGAGTACGCTGATGAGCTTGGAACGGACAACATGACCTTTAGATTTGATTCCACTCCTGTAAGTTCAGGATCCACTGGGCGCTACGAATATTTTGTTGACGAGAGTATGGTTGTGCGCTATGGAGATAGTGCTCCGACTGGTTTAGCG